One region of Fimbriimonadaceae bacterium genomic DNA includes:
- a CDS encoding histidinol-phosphate aminotransferase family protein: MTSLLEKGGGAFAGIKMLLCENPLPPLDEAMVAAQEELVRSNYYTEAYSAPLRRVLSEQIGVPERLIHVNAGSELILRQLFGRLGQRVHFLTPTYVLFPEIAESYTETRLLPRDNFSFDLAKLSIPPDTTLVAIVNPNNPNGGTFDMTPLPDLLARYPRTHFLVDEAFVGMAGQSVASWVPRYRNLLVTRTLSKAHSLAGFRVGYAILPEPLANDLNHHNDAYPLARPSEAAAVATLRHEEKIRARAVELRGWAEELAGELTTIGVKTYPSETYFFLADVAPHDASVVAAKLREQGILIKALNDGMLGPGFMRVTTALPADNRRFLDAMRAVLAEAY; this comes from the coding sequence ATGACCTCATTGCTCGAAAAAGGCGGCGGGGCATTTGCCGGCATCAAGATGCTGCTTTGCGAGAATCCGCTCCCGCCGTTGGACGAAGCGATGGTCGCCGCACAGGAGGAACTGGTCCGGAGCAACTACTATACGGAAGCCTACTCGGCGCCGCTTCGCCGCGTATTGAGCGAGCAGATCGGTGTTCCCGAACGGCTGATTCATGTCAATGCCGGGTCGGAACTGATCCTTCGCCAACTGTTCGGGAGGCTCGGTCAACGCGTCCATTTCCTGACGCCGACCTATGTGCTCTTCCCCGAGATTGCAGAATCCTACACGGAGACACGCCTCTTGCCGCGGGATAATTTTTCGTTCGATCTGGCCAAACTGAGCATTCCGCCGGATACGACGCTCGTGGCGATCGTGAATCCGAATAATCCCAATGGCGGGACCTTCGATATGACGCCGCTCCCTGATCTCTTGGCTCGTTATCCGCGGACGCATTTCCTGGTGGATGAAGCCTTCGTCGGCATGGCCGGTCAGTCAGTGGCCTCGTGGGTGCCGCGTTATCGGAACCTGCTGGTCACGCGTACGCTCTCGAAGGCCCACAGCTTGGCGGGGTTTCGGGTCGGGTATGCGATTCTTCCCGAACCGTTGGCCAACGATCTTAATCATCACAACGATGCCTATCCCTTGGCCAGACCGAGCGAAGCGGCGGCGGTCGCCACGTTACGGCATGAAGAGAAGATTCGAGCGCGGGCGGTCGAGTTGCGGGGATGGGCCGAGGAGTTGGCGGGCGAATTGACAACGATCGGTGTGAAGACGTATCCCTCTGAAACGTATTTTTTTCTCGCGGATGTGGCGCCGCACGACGCATCCGTCGTGGCCGCGAAGTTACGTGAGCAGGGCATTTTGATCAAGGCACTGAACGATGGCATGCTCGGTCCCGGATTCATGCGTGTGACGACGGCCTTGCCGGCGGAC
- a CDS encoding DUF2202 domain-containing protein, whose product MIDQKTKAMILQALDDEYKARAFYRLVIKTFGPVRPFINIVEAEHTHARAVEALCARYGIPLPNDDWGTTLEPPRSILEACRAGVEGELENIAMYDRFLRETHEPDVRSLFQRLQARSREAHLPAFERCVARGGEAGLGEGSGRGPQQTPPARSGPKRLRRQGRTT is encoded by the coding sequence ATGATCGATCAGAAGACCAAGGCCATGATTCTCCAGGCGCTCGACGACGAGTATAAGGCGCGGGCCTTCTATCGGCTGGTGATCAAGACATTCGGTCCGGTGCGGCCGTTCATCAATATCGTGGAGGCCGAGCATACGCATGCACGAGCGGTCGAAGCGCTGTGCGCCCGCTATGGGATTCCCCTCCCGAACGATGATTGGGGCACAACGCTTGAGCCGCCGCGATCGATTCTGGAGGCCTGCCGAGCCGGCGTCGAGGGAGAGCTCGAAAATATCGCGATGTACGATCGGTTTCTGCGCGAGACGCATGAGCCTGATGTGAGGAGCCTCTTTCAACGCCTCCAAGCCAGGTCACGGGAGGCCCATTTGCCCGCGTTTGAACGCTGTGTCGCACGGGGTGGCGAGGCAGGGCTGGGAGAGGGTTCCGGTAGAGGGCCGCAGCAGACGCCGCCGGCCCGGTCCGGTCCGAAACGACTCCGTCGTCAGGGGAGGACTACATGA